A section of the bacterium genome encodes:
- the ispD gene encoding 2-C-methyl-D-erythritol 4-phosphate cytidylyltransferase, whose amino-acid sequence MTEAIIVAAGRSSRTKRDKLYFPLKGKPLIFWTIEAILNEVSSIILVVSKERLDWWKENNIFGIKKIAIGGKERQDSVYNGLKMLSEDTKIVLIHDGARPFVSKELIGRVISCAKNDGAAVPGIPSKATVKMVKDGWVLNTLNRENLWLIQTPQGFKKEIILSSYKKAYESGFYGTDCASLVEKAGFKVKIVLGDERNIKITTPFDLELAKVIIRLLFSPL is encoded by the coding sequence GTGACAGAGGCAATAATTGTAGCTGCAGGAAGGTCTAGCAGGACAAAAAGGGATAAATTATATTTTCCATTAAAGGGAAAACCCCTTATATTTTGGACAATAGAGGCTATATTAAATGAGGTTTCATCCATTATCCTTGTTGTTTCCAAAGAAAGGCTTGACTGGTGGAAGGAAAACAATATTTTTGGGATAAAAAAAATAGCCATTGGCGGAAAGGAAAGGCAGGATTCTGTATATAATGGCTTAAAGATGCTTTCTGAAGACACAAAGATTGTTCTTATCCACGATGGTGCGAGGCCATTTGTAAGCAAGGAGCTGATTGGTCGGGTTATCTCTTGTGCAAAAAATGACGGTGCGGCTGTTCCTGGAATTCCAAGTAAGGCAACGGTAAAAATGGTAAAGGATGGTTGGGTTTTAAACACCTTAAACAGGGAAAATTTATGGCTTATTCAGACACCGCAGGGTTTTAAGAAAGAGATAATCCTATCCTCCTATAAAAAGGCATATGAATCTGGGTTTTATGGAACGGATTGTGCAAGCCTGGTTGAAAAGGCAGGGTTTAAGGTAAAAATTGTTTTGGGTGATGAGAGAAATATTAAAATTACAACGCCATTTGACCTTGAGCTTGCAAAGGTAATTATAAGGTTACTATTCAGCCCATTATAA